Proteins co-encoded in one Aspergillus fumigatus Af293 chromosome 6, whole genome shotgun sequence genomic window:
- the rho1 gene encoding Rho family GTPase RHO1, whose product MAEIRRKLVIVGDGACGKTCLLIVFSKGTFPEVYVPTVFENYVADVEVDGKHVELALWDTAGQEDYDRLRPLSYPDSHVILICFAIDSPDSLDNVQEKWISEVLHFCQGLPIILVGCKKDLRHDPKTIEELHKTSQKPVTPEQGEEVRKKIGAYKYLECSARTNEGVREVFEAATRAALLTKTHKKKGKCTIL is encoded by the exons ATGGCTGAAATCCGCCGCAAGCTTGTCATCGTTGGCGATGGTGCCTGTGGTAAGACTTGTCTTCTGAT TGTCTTCTCCAAGGGAACCTTCCCTGAG GTCTATGTCCCCACTGTTTTTGAGAACTACGTCGCCGATGTCGAGGTCGATGGCAAGCATGTTGAACTTGCTCTTTGGGATACTGCTGGTCAGGAAGATTATGACCGTCTTCGTCCCCTTTCATACCCCGACTCCCACGTCATCCTGATCTGCTTCGCCATCGATTCCCCCGATTCCCTTGACAACgtccaggagaag TGGATCTCCGAGGTTCTTCACTTCTGCCAAGGCCTCCCCATCATTCTCGTCGGTTGCAAGAAGGATCTTCGTCATGACCCCAAGACCATTGAGGAGCTGCACAAGACCTCTCAGAAGCCAGTTACTCCTGAACAG GGTGAGGAAGTTCGCAAGAAGATTGGAGCCTACAAGTATCTCGAATGCTCCGCACGAACCAACGAGGGTGTTCGTGAGGTCTTCGAGGCTGCAACCCGGGCTGCTCTCTTGACCAAGACccacaagaagaagggcaagtGCACTATTTTGTAA
- a CDS encoding methionyl-tRNA formyltransferase, translated as MAHFMRAGALRHHRSALSKPSFGYRFLATKTYDPLRILFCGADEFSIASLKALHEEHVRRPDRISSIDVVCRPGKRVGRGLKNIREVPIKAVATELSLPIHEIDTFKGWAPPILPGGPINLIVAVSFGLFVPPRILNAAKYGGLNVHPSLLPDFRGPAPLHHTLLAGRTKTGVTLQTLHVKHFDHGVILQQTPAPGFEIPNPDTCTVPELLNIVAPKGAEILLDGIRKGLFVPPIEDAGWRASQGDEPLIHAAKIKPEDRHIDWVNWTWKDISRRNRVLGPLWNKTLAVSDPTSGNPLFRQRRVILSEMEEVDTIKGCEAFSLIPGLPFVDSAHPIDRQQGKGLYVFTRDGKLIQIYQMKVEGEQNADGVRAALKARMLSDRTFHSGAADFTPFHNPLQ; from the exons ATGGCTCATTTCATGAGAGCTGGAGCTCTCCGCCACCATAGAAGCGCTCTTTCAAAGCCCAGCTTTGGATATCGATTCCTTGCGACGAAAACATACGACCCTCTCCGTATCCTCTTTTGCGGAGCTGATGAGTTCAGCATAGCTTCCTTGAAAGCTCTACATGAAGAACATGTCAGACGACCAGACCGAATATCGTCAATTGACGTTGTTTGCAGACCTGGAAAAAGAGTAGGGAGGGGTTTGAAGAATATACGAGAGG TCCCTATCAAGGCGGTCGCAACAGAACTTTCACTTCCAATTCATGAGATAGACACATTCAAAGGCTGGGCG CCCCCAATACTGCCCGGAGGTCCTATCAATCTGATAGTGGCTGTGTCCTTTGGCTTATTCGTGCCTCCCCGAATCCTCAACGCCGCAAAATACGGTGGATTGAATGTTCATCCATCTCTGCTTCCCGA TTTCCGTGGTCCGGCCCCGCTACACCATACTCTTCTAGCAGGGAGAACGAAAACCGGCGTTACGCTTCAAACCCTACATGTCAAGCATTTCGATCACGGcgtcatcctccagcagACTCCAGCCCCAGGATTTGAGATACCGAATCCTGACACATGCACCGTTCCGGAACTTCTAAACATTGTTGCCCCTAAGGGAGCGGAGATCCTCTTGGATGGCATTCGCAAAGGATTGTTCGTCCCTCCCATAGAAGACGCAGGCTGGCGGGCATCACAGGGCGATGAGCCATTAATTCATGCGGCGAAAATCAAGCCAGAGGATCGACACATAGACTGGGTCAATTGGACATGGAAGGACATCAGCAGGCGGAATCGCGTGCTCGGTCCGCTATGGAACAAAACCCTCGCAGTTAGCGATCCTACTTCGGGAAATCCTTTGTTCCGACAGCGCAGAGTGATCTTGagcgagatggaggaagtAGATACGATAAAGGGCTGCGAGGCATTCTCTCTTATTCCCGGGTTGCCTTTTGTGGATAGCGCACATCCCATTGATCGCCAACAAGGGAAGGGGCTGTACGTCTTCACAAGAGATGGCAAACTGATTCAGATTTATCAAATGAAGGTCGAAGGAGAACAGAATGCAGATGGTGTTCGGGCCGCGCTCAAAGCTCGGATGCTTAGCGATCGAACCTTTCACTCTGGCGCTGCCGACTTCACTCCTTTTCATAATCCTTTGCaatga
- a CDS encoding SDR family NAD(P)-dependent oxidoreductase: protein MSYSLKGRNALITGGSRGLGALVAQKYAAEGCNVAINYLSSKDVAEELASSLRTQYGVNAVTVQGDANRRQDCSNAIKTTIEQLGGLDIVVSNAGWTKMTTFGDLDAMDDDDWDRCWSTNVKSSWYLFKEALPTFNANPDGGVFIITSSTAAVTPSGSSIPYAVTKAAGLHLMKCLAQSQGSKVRVNAVVPALLLTEWGQRFPPGKIAAFKNKAVLGKLPEVEDAANAYVMLAQNSSMTGQSIQVGR, encoded by the exons ATGTCCTACTCCTTAAAAGGCCGCAATGCCCTCATCACTGGTGGCTCTCG AGGATTGGGAGCTCTAGTGGCTCAAAAGTACGCTGCTGAAGGGTGTAACGTTGCGATCAACTACCTATCGAGTAAAGACGTTGCGGAGGAGCTTGCATCCAGCCTACGGACTCAGTACGGCGTCAACGCGGTCACTGTTCAAGGT GACGCAAATCGCCGTCAAGACTGCAGCAATGCGATCAAGACCACGATTGAACAGCTTGGAGGTCTAGATATTGTAGTATCAAATGCA GGTTGGACCAAAATGACTACGTTCGGCGATCTGGACGCTATGGACGATGATGACTGGGACAGG TGCTGGTCAACGAATGTCAAGAGCAGTTGGTACCTCTTCAAGGAAGCACTTCCTACATTCAACGCAAACCCCGACGGCGGTGTCTTCATCATTACTTCGTCCACTGCG GCTGTCACACCAAGCGGAAGCAGCATACCATACGCTGTGACAAAGGCAGCAG GCTTGCATCTTATGAAGTGTCTCGCACAGAGTCAAGGTTCAAAAGTCCGTGTCAACGCTGTAGTTCCAGCTCTCTTGCTCACTGAATGG GGGCAGCGGTTCCCTCCTGGAAAGATCGCAGCTTTCAAGAACAAAGCCGTACTTGGGAAATTG CCTGAGGTGGAGGACGCTGCTAACGCATATGTTATGCTGGCTCAAAACTCATCCATGACTGGGCAGTCCATCCAAGTTGGTAGGTGA
- a CDS encoding glycosyltransferase family protein has translation MALPWVKLILYGLLFAAICGTIAVLLCIRALSISQNFRVPKWRRKNSPTHLLVVLGSGGHTAEMFSMLRRMKLDPSTYTYRTYVVSSGDNFSAARAVEFETEWLKQSPKLSFPANGSNSTESYAVVTVPRARRVHQSYLTAPLSTLQCFYACFLVLCGRHPEQKSPLPTTNSPYPDVILTNGPATAVCMVLAAKSLRLFHYLKSLFYIKDHQDRDSSRSSQVKRSEDAPAPVHFQLRTIYVESWARVTTFSLSGKLLLPFADRFLVQWPDLAGKQAWRGMRETEYAGTLVD, from the exons ATGGCTCTGCCCTGGGTCAAGTTAATCCTCTATGGCCTCTTATTTGCGGCTATATGCGGCACTATCGCAGTACTT CTCTGCATTCGTGCTCTATCAATATCGCAAAACTTCAGAGTTCCGAAGTGGCGACGAAAGAATAGCCCAACTCATCTTCTCGTTGTTCTAGGCAGCGGCGGACATACTGCGGAGATGTTCTCCATGTTGCGGCGTATGAAACTCGACCCCTCGACATATACGTACCGCACCTACGTCGTCAGCTCGGGAGACAATTTTAGCGCTGCGAGGGCTGTGGAGTTTGAGACAGAATGGCTGAAGCAAAGTCCAAAACTATCATTTCCTGCCAATGGCAGCAACTCCACAGAGTCCTACGCAGTCGTCACGGTTCCTCGCGCGCGCCGTGTGCACCAGTCTTACCTGACTGCTCCTCTTTCAACCCTTCAATGTTTCTATGCTTGCTTTCTTGTACTCTGCGGCCGTCATCCCGAGCAAAAGTCGCCGCTTCCGACAACGAACTCGCCATACCCGGACGTTATCCTTACCAACGGTCCAGCGACTGCAGTCTGTATGGTTTTGGCTGCCAAATCTTTGCGACTGTTTCACTATCTGAAGTCACTTTTTTATATCAAGGACCACCAAGACAGGGATAGCTCGAGATCATCTCAAGTGAAGAGATCAGAGGATGCCCCGGCACCAGTTCACTTCCAGCTGCGTACCATTTACGTAGAGTCATGGGCACGGGTCACAACATTTAGTCTAAGCGGGAAACTGTTGTTACCTTTTGCTGATCGATTTCTCGTGCAATGGCCTGATCTGGCAGGAAAACAGGCTTGGAGGGGCATGAGGGAGACCGAATATGCCGGTACGCTGGTAGACTAA
- a CDS encoding sugar porter family MFS transporter, whose product MSVLLRKLVHNEAIREDPKEIYGWRVYMLACSACFGGMLFGMETGIIGGVLTMKPFMAKYGLTNLSSVAQANLSANIVSTLQAGCFFGALIASQVADRWGRKPGLISASIMSIVGVIMQVAASGHLEAMYIGRLITGFGVGFASMINPLYVSENAPRAIRGMLTGLYQLFITMGIMLAFWINYGSLLHISGPAMYLVPLAMQALPAILLLVGMLLCNESPRWLARQDRWEAARATLARVRHLPPTHPYVEREFQDIVAQLEHERQLIGGSGPWDLMREMWTIPGNRKRALISIFLMICQQMTGTNAINYYAPQIFKNLGVTGNATGLFATGVYGIVKVVGCAVFLVFVADSLGRRRSLLWTSVAQGLTMLYIGLYVRIAPPVAGEPVIPAGYVALVCIFLFAACFQFGWGPVCWIYVSEIPTARLRGLNVSFAAATQWLFNFVVARAVPNMLATVGANGYGTYIIFSCFCLSMGVFVWFFIPETKGLSLEKMDELFGVTTPQDSKVADAERAMSSTDKEAEAETAVETRVERL is encoded by the exons ATGTCTGTCCTCCTCAGAAAGCTCGTCCACAATGAGGCGATACGGGAGGATCCCAAGGAAATCTATGGGTGGAGAGTGTATATGCTTGCCTGCTCG GCATGCTTTGGCGGTATGCTTTTTGGAATGGAAACAGGTATCATTGGAGGTGTTCTCACAATGAAACCTTTCATGGC GAAATATGGCCTGACCAATCTGAGTTCAGTCGCCCAGGCAAATCTGTCTGCCAACATTGTGTCCACGCTGCAAGCGGGCTGCTTCTTTGGAGCCCTTATCGCTTCGCAGGTGGCTGATCGCTGGGGAAGAAAGCCCGGTCTGATATCGGCATCGATTATGTCGATCGTTGGTGTGATCATGCAGGTTGCCGCCAGTGGCCACCTGGAAGCCATGTACATAGGACG ACTTATCACCGGCTTCGGTGTCGGTTTCGCCTCGATGATCAACCCCCTCTACGTGTCGGAGAACGCTCCTCGTGCCATCCGTGGCATGCTGACCGGGCTGTACCAGCTCTTCATCACCATGGGCATCATGCTGGCGTTCTGGATCAACTACGGCTCCCTGCTGCACATCAGCGGCCCGGCCATGTACCTCGTGCCGCTGGCCATGCAGGCCCTCCCcgccatcctcctcctggtcggTATGCTCCTGTGCAACGAGTCCCCACGCTGGCTCGCCCGCCAGGACCGCTGGGAAGCCGCGCGCGCCACACTAGCCCGAGTGCGCCACCTGCCCCCCACCCACCCCTACGTCGAGCGCGAATTCCAGGACATCGTCGCGCAGCTCGAGCACGAGCGCCAGCTCATCGGCGGCTCGGGCCCCTGGGACCTCATGCGAGAGATGTGGACGATCCCGGGCAACCGCAAGCGCGCCCTCATCAGCATCTTCCTCATGATCTGCCAGCAGATGACCGGCACCAACGCCATCAACTACTACGCACCCcagatcttcaagaaccTGGGCGTCACCGGCAACGCGACCGGCCTCTTCGCCACCGGCGTCTACGGCATCGTCAAGGTCGTCGGCTGCGCCGTCTTCCTCGTTTTCGTCGCCGACTCCCTcggccgccgccgctcccTCCTGTGGACCTCCGTCGCCCAGGGCCTGACAATGCTCTACATCGGCCTGTACGTCCGCATCGCGCCCCCCGTAGCCGGCGAGCCCGTCATCCCCGCCGGCTACGTCGCCCtcgtctgcatcttcctcttcgccgcCTGCTTCCAGTTTGGCTGGGGGCCCGTCTGCTGGATCTACGTCTCCGAGATCCCCACCGCCCGCCTGCGAGGCCTGAACGTCTCCTTCGCTGCCGCTACCCAGTGGCTCTTCAACTTTGTTGTCGCCCGCGCCGTCCCCAATATGCTTGCTACCGTCGGTGCGAATGGTTATGG AACGTACATCATtttctcctgcttctgtctctccatGGGTGTGTTCGTATGGTTCTTCATCCCTGAGACCAAGG GTCTCTCGCTCGAGAAAATGGATGAGTTGTTCGGCGTCACAACGCCCCAGGATAGCAAGGTGGCCGATGCTGAGCGGGCCATGAGTTCGACCGACaaggaggctgaggctgagacCGCCGTGGAGACAAGGGTTGAAAGGCTGTAG
- a CDS encoding glycoside hydrolase family 154 protein, with amino-acid sequence MSVHANGKTPTHAFSRSPFRTRSNFQDACRALLDPLVPRFTPGCSRVKIGSSATRFDEGGAQIEGFARPLWALGSLLGGGYDYAEAARWREGFISGTDPDHPEYWGDIEDMDQRMVEMCPIGFALAVAPHVFWDPLTDKQKENIANWLAQINAREMPNTNWLWFRVFANLGLRRNNAPYSLARIEADMDHLDTFHVDAGWSNDGPKSHHQMDYYSGSFAIQFLQLLYAKLAGDFDQPRAERYRERARRYAQDFVHYFSPNGSAIPFGRSMTYRFAMVGFWGALAFADVELPAPLTWGVVKGILLRHFRWWATQEDIFSNDGTLNLGYSYANMYLTENYNSPGSPYWCCLSFVPLVLPESHPFWAAQEEPYPAASLPAVAALEHPKHIMVHRGGHWFLLSSGQACHYPLKATQAKYGKFAYSASFGYSVPTGSYQLEQHAPDSMLALSDDGGDIWQTRRLALNARFEWLDGVPMLVSGWKPWKDVEVDTWLIPPTEETENWHLRIHRVRTERELLVNEGAFAIYGCRSDNGRILGPFTPGSAEGTLTESRRALTVSSVGAVGIVELQPNVDRDGKIVLADANSNLIYGRTLLPSLGSKLSPRSHTWFATAVFALPAEGNGDDWQKKWRARWERAPDIPNKLKQIMGQQD; translated from the exons ATGTCCGTCCACGCCAATGGAAAGACGCCTACCCATGCCTTTAGTCGGTCTCCCTTTCGCACACGCAGCAACTTCCAAGATGCGTGTCGAGCGCTGCTCGACCCGCTCGTCCCGCGCTTCACACCGGGCTGCAGTCGTGTGAAGATCGGCTCGTCAGCGACCCGGTTCGATGAAGGTGGCGCTCAGATCGAGGGTTTCGCGCGCCCCCTGTGGGCCCTGGGATCCTTGCTGGGCGGAGGCTATGACTATGCTGAGGCAGCTCGTTGGCGCGAGGGCTTTATCAGCGGGACTGATCCCGACCATCCGGAGTACTGGGGCGACATTGAGGATATGGACCAGCGCATGGTGGAGATGTGTCCTATCGGGTTTGCATTGGCCGTTGCTCCTCACGTCTTCTGGGATCCCTTGACGGATAAACAGAAGGAGAATATTGCGAATTGGCTGGCGCAGATCAATGCGCGCGAGATGCCGAATACCAATTG GCTATGGTTCCGGGTTTTTGCCAATCTAGGTTTACGGAGGAATAACGCCCCTTACTCGCTTGCTCGTATCGAGGCAGATATGGATCATCTGGATACATTCCATGTCGACGCAGGCTGGAGTAATGATGGCCCAAAGAGCCATCACCAGATGGATTACTACTCGGGCTCCTTTGCCATCCAATTTCTGCAACTGCTGTATGCCAAGTTGGCGGGTGATTTTGACCAACCACGCGCTGAGAGATACCGGGAGCGTGCAAGACGATATGCTCAAGACTTTGTCCATTATTTCAGTCCAAATG GCAGTGCTATTCCATTTGGACGCTCGATGACCTACCGATTTGCCATGGTCGGATTCTGGGGTGCACTGGCGTTTGCGGACGTTGAGCTACCTGCGCCATTGACTTGGGGCGTGGTCAAAGGTATCTTGCTGCGCCATTTCCGTTGGTGGGCTACCCAGGAAGACATCTTCAGCAATGACGGCACGTTGAACCTGGGATACTCCTACGCAAACATGTACTTGACGGAAAACTACAACTCCCCTGGATCTCCTTATTGGTGCTGTCTGTCATTTGTTCCCCTGGTCTTGCCGGAATCGCATCCCTTCTGGGCAGCGCAGGAGGAACCCTACCCAGCTGCCTCCCTTCCGGCCGTCGCAGCCCTTGAGCACCCCAAGCACATTATGGTTCATCGTGGAGGACACTGGTTCCTGCTGTCGTCTGGTCAGGCCTGCCATTATCCCCTGAAGGCTACCCAGGCCAAATATGGCAAGTTTGCCTACAGCGCCTCGTTTGGATATTCTGTTCCCACCGGCTCCTATCAGCTAGAACAGCACGCGCCAGACAGTATGCTTGCTCTCTCTGACGATGGGGGCGATATCTGGCAGACTCGAAGATTGGCACTCAATGCCCGGTTTGAATGGCTTGATGGTGTTCCCATGCTCGTCTCCGGCTGGAAGCCGTGGAAGGACGTTGAGGTCGATACGTGGCTCATACCTCCAACCGAGGAGACCGAAAATTGGCACCTTCGCATTCACCGGGTGAGAACAGAGCGCGAACTCTTGGTTAACGAAGGGGCATTTGCAATCTACGGCTGTCGCAGCGACAACGGTCGCATTCTTGGCCCGTTCACTCCAGGTTCAGCCGAAGGTACCTTGACGGAATCGCGGCGGGCGCTCACGGTCTCCTCCGTTGGTGCCGTCGGCATTGTGGAGCTTCAGCCCAATGTGGATCGAGACGGCAAGATAGTACTAGCAGATGCCAACTCGAATCTGATCTACGGTCGTACTCTACTTCCTTCGCTAGGATCGAAGCTCAGCCCCCGGAGCCACACTTGGTTCGCGACGGCGGTATTCGCCTTGCCTGCTGAAGGAAACGGCGACGACTGGCAGAAGAAATGGCGCGCGAGATGGGAACGGGCTCCAGACATCCCGAACAAGCTGAAGCAGATCATGGGGCAGCAGGATTGA